One Desulfobulbus propionicus DSM 2032 DNA segment encodes these proteins:
- a CDS encoding MTH1187 family thiamine-binding protein, whose translation MHVILDLCLVPLGVGVSVSRYVAECHRVLQEAGLKSQLHAYGTNIEGEWEEVMAAVKRCHERVHEMGAPRITTTIKLGTRVDREQSMDDKVRSVENKLG comes from the coding sequence ATGCATGTGATTCTTGATCTTTGTCTTGTACCACTGGGTGTCGGCGTGTCCGTTTCCCGCTATGTGGCCGAGTGCCACCGGGTGTTGCAGGAGGCCGGGCTGAAATCGCAACTGCACGCCTACGGCACCAACATCGAGGGCGAATGGGAGGAGGTCATGGCGGCGGTCAAGCGCTGCCATGAACGGGTGCACGAAATGGGTGCGCCGCGCATCACCACGACCATCAAGCTCGGCACCCGGGTCGACCGTGAGCAGAGCATGGACGACAAGGTGCGGAGTGTCGAAAATAAATTGGGGTGA